GGCAAAGACACATGTCCAAAAAGAGTTATCCACAGGAGGGAACTTGGCCAATGTTTGGACACGCGCCGGAAGGAACGGGTAACAATGATTTATCACTTCAACAAAATCACAGCTTTACACAGAGGCCCCGCGGCACTGTGGATAAGTCTTAATAGCCAGTTGAGACTTTGCTACCGGGTTTCCTGTAATGCCAGTTCACAGGCTGTTTCTGCTGGGTCTGGGTTTTCCACAGGCGCCGGGCGTGGCTGTGGACAGAACCCCACCGCGGGACTGTCCACAGCTGTGGATAAAGTTGTGGAACACAAGGTAGAAGCCGCCGACGGGCGCTGAGCTCGTGTGAATTACACACGGAGGAAGTCCGACAGCGGCATCATCGACGGCAGCAAGGAATTCGGGCACTCGTGGCAGAACAACAACTCGGGGCACTCTGGAGCGACATCGTTTCGGAGTTGCTGAACCTCTCGGAACGCCCCAACTCCAACATTCCGACGCTCACGCACCAGGAACGCGCATACCTGCAGCTGGTCACCCCGGTCATGCTTGTCGACGGCTACGTCATCCTCGCCGCTCCCCACGCCGCTGCCAAGACCGTGATCGAAGAGTCCCTAGGCACCCACATCACAGCATTGCTGTCGCGCAAACTCGGCACAGCGTGCACCTTGGCGGTGTCCATCCAGCAGCCCGAGCCCCCCGCCGAACCTGCCCGGCATCCGGGGCCGGCGTCGCGGGAGCCGGAACGCACCTCCGTCCCAGATTGGTTCTCCACCACCAGCAGCGCACCGGCGTTCACCGAAAACCCGATGCAGGGGCGGGCAGGCGAGCAAATCCCCATGGGTCTTGACGAGCTAGCGCGACTGCATTCCCGCCAGCTGACGGAGAAAGATGCGGCGGCAGGGGGGCGTCGACAAGCGAGCGCCCACCCGACAGTGCCGCAGAGGCTTCCGCGGGAGACTCCCGCCCACAACCCGGACCGCGAAGCGAGCCTGAACCCGAAGTACACCTTCGAAAACTTCGTCATCGGATCGTCGAACCGCTTCGCCAACGGAGCCGCCGTCGCGGTGGCCGAGAACCCCGCACGCGCCTACAACCCTCTGTTTATCTGGGGCGGTTCCGGCCTGGGCAAAACGCACCTGCTCCACGCCGCCGGCAACTACGCCAAACTGCTGCAGCCGAACCTGCGGATCAGCTACGTTTCCTCGGAGGAGTTCACCAACGACTACATCAACTCCGTGCGCGACGACCGGCAGGAGAGCTTCAAGCGCCGCTACCGCAACCTGGACATCCTGATGGTGGATGACATCCAGTTCCTCGAGGGCAAGGAAGGTACCCAGGAGGAGTTCTTCCACACGTTCAACGCCCTGCACCAGCAGAACAAACAGATCATCCTGTCCTCCGACCGCCCCCCGCGGCAGCTGACCACGCTGGAGGACAGGCTCCGCACCCGCTTCGAGGGCGGGTTGATCACGGACGTCCAGCCGCCGGATCTGGAGACCCGCATCGCAATTCTCATGAAGAAGGCCGCCGCGGATGGCACGCATGTAGATCACGCGGTGTTGGAATTGATCGCCTCGCAGTTCGAGTCGTCGATCCGCGAGCTCGAAGGCGCCCTGATCAGGGTGTCCGCGTACTCCTCACTGATCAACGAGCCGATCACGCTCGAGGTCGCCCAGGTGGCGCTGCGCGACATCCTGCCCAACGGCGGCGAGATGAACATCAGTGCGGCCGCGATCAAGGACGCCGCCGCCGAATATTTCGGTGTCTCGCTCGAGCAGCTGACCGGAGCCGGTAAAACCAGGCAGGTGGCCCATGCACGGCAGCTAGCGATGTACTTGTGCCGCGAACTGACAGACCTTTCTCTGCCTAAAATCGGTGACGAGTTCGGAGGCAAGGACCACACGACAGTGATGTACGCCGACCGCAAGATCCGCAAGGAGATGACCGAGAACCGCGGGACTTACGACGAAATCCAGGAGCTGACCCAGATGATCAAGAATCGGGCCAGATCTCGGTAAAACCACTTTCACCCCGGCTTTTCGGCCGGGGTTTTGTTGTCCACAGACTTACTCACAGATGTGTAATTACACCGATGAAATTAGGTGATCTCCGACACATGTGGCTCACGTCACTGATTTGACATGGTGTGGATAAGGCCGAAAGAGTTGTGAAGTCCCAGTGAGTAAAGGTCCCCTAGGTGTGGATGAAATTTCTCCGCGGAAAGTTGTCCACAGGTGCATCAATTTCTCCACACGTGCTCCACAGGGCTGGGCACACCCACATTTCCCGGTCCCACCACCGAGTTCACCGGGTCATCCACAGACTGCACAGGACTTACTGTTGTTACCAGCCATTTACTTTGTAATTCAGCTAAGAGAAAAGGGGTGTGTGAAAACCCGCGCCGCCCCGTCTCCGGTGTCCGCCCGCTGAATGACAAAGAAGAGCCGCCCGCCTAAGGTGGAGCGAAGTTACATGTAATTCGGGGGCGCCGCTTCGGGGAGCGCGCCTCCACCAGGCCGTCACCGGCCCTGACGCGCAAGGAGTGCTCCCATGGATGACAACTCGGTGGACAACCTCGCCGG
This window of the Corynebacterium qintianiae genome carries:
- the dnaA gene encoding chromosomal replication initiator protein DnaA; its protein translation is MAEQQLGALWSDIVSELLNLSERPNSNIPTLTHQERAYLQLVTPVMLVDGYVILAAPHAAAKTVIEESLGTHITALLSRKLGTACTLAVSIQQPEPPAEPARHPGPASREPERTSVPDWFSTTSSAPAFTENPMQGRAGEQIPMGLDELARLHSRQLTEKDAAAGGRRQASAHPTVPQRLPRETPAHNPDREASLNPKYTFENFVIGSSNRFANGAAVAVAENPARAYNPLFIWGGSGLGKTHLLHAAGNYAKLLQPNLRISYVSSEEFTNDYINSVRDDRQESFKRRYRNLDILMVDDIQFLEGKEGTQEEFFHTFNALHQQNKQIILSSDRPPRQLTTLEDRLRTRFEGGLITDVQPPDLETRIAILMKKAAADGTHVDHAVLELIASQFESSIRELEGALIRVSAYSSLINEPITLEVAQVALRDILPNGGEMNISAAAIKDAAAEYFGVSLEQLTGAGKTRQVAHARQLAMYLCRELTDLSLPKIGDEFGGKDHTTVMYADRKIRKEMTENRGTYDEIQELTQMIKNRARSR